From the genome of Brassica oleracea var. oleracea cultivar TO1000 chromosome C4, BOL, whole genome shotgun sequence:
TAAATCATAAAATAATATATATAAAATAGAACACAAAAACATCATAGTTTTAGATATACATATTTTTAAGTCGGGTACAAATCGGTTCTTATCGGGTCAGATCTAATGGGATCGATTCTTTTCGGGTCCGGATCTATTCGGGTCGGTTCTTTTCGGTTTCAGTTTTTTCGGGTAACAAAAATTTAGACCCAAAAAGTACTTGTAAATTTTCGATCCGGTTCTGGGTTGGATATTTTTGGATCGGTTCCTGTTCGGGTTTACGGGTCCATGTTAAAATGACCGGACCTAATGCAAACCACACACATACGCGCATCGCCAGCACCATAAGTAATTCCAGTTTTTTTTTTTAATTCTAGAATTATAGGATTCAATAGTGTAATTGATAGGATCTATAAACTGTGGTTTTTCGGTTTGGTTCCAGATAAATGTGTCTAAGCTAGTTTTAGACTAGAACTAATTACAGTAAAAAATATCAAATTATAGGTACAAATATATTAATGTGTCTTCGTTTTCTAATTCTAATTCTAATTCTAATTCTATTCAACCCGAGACACACAACAGGGATCCATAATCGATGTTGTATTAATACACACTTGACTATAAAAAGATTAACAAATTTTATCTTGTTGTTTTCTACAACTCTATCTGGGATAGGCCCAACACTTTCAGGCCCAAATATCATTTGGAGCGAGTAGTCAGTCGTAACGTAGGGCTTTCTTACATGATGTGCAAAATCATAGAGGTTGAGATAGAGTAGAAAGCGTCTGAACGAACACACGAAATGAGATGAGAGACAGAGAATGGAAAAATAGATTGAGAGGTGGATCTGTGGATGGAAATTAGGGTCTTCTTGATCGTTGGCGGATCTATGAAACTGATGAAGGAATCGTCATCTCCCTCTTCGTCGAGCCAAAAGGCGTTTGATGTCTTTTGTCTGGTTGCAAAGTTTGAAACTTTGGGATCTCGTGGAGTTTTGGGATCAAGAGGCGGGTCTCTGGATGGAGATTGGAACCTTCTCGTGGGCGGGCGGATCTCTGAATTTGGTGACGGGATCGCAATATCTCCAAATGGCGTTTAATGTATTTTCTCTGGCTGCAAAGTATGGAACTTTGGGATTTCGTGGAGATGAGAGATCGAGATACGGGTCTCTGGATCGTGGGTGGATCTATGAATCTGATGACGGGATGGTCACATCTCTCTTCGTCCAGCCAAAAAATGTAATTTGAATTATTTGCTCTGGTTTGGATCGTCATATCTACAATAGGCGTTTAATTTATTTTCTCTGGATGGTTGGTGGATCTGATGACAGGATCCTCTTATTTGTTTGATTTATTTGTTCTGGTTCCAAAGTTTGGTACTTTCGGATTGGTTATAGGATCGAGAGGTGGACGCTGATTGGGTTTTGCAAGAATTGTGCATCAGGGAGATGAGCTGTGGATTGGATATTAGGATCTTATTGTTTTGTGGGCAGATGGAGATTATGATTTTTTTTGGAGGAGGCGAGTACAACGGTGGTGGATTCGATGATGCGCTTTTGGAAGTTATTTGTCGAGAAAAAGTCGAAGGTGAAGCAAGATAGTTTTTCAAAATGTATGGAAGTTTTTCTATAGTTCAACCTGCCTCAAGCCGCCTTTCACGCCTCACGCTTCATCACGCTTCATCGCTTATGCAACTAAAGTTAAGATTCCTATCACAAGTTATTAACATATAATATTCACTTTCTTTTTATGGTTTCAAAACTTCAATTCACTTCAAACTGTTTAGTGTCTTTACATTTTTTAATAGATATTTTCGTGCGTGAATCTTATCCAAGTCTATATTCTTTTTTTCTGGTTCTATAAATCTTTTGTTTCTAAATCTATGAAGACTTAGATTTATGTTTAGTTTCTTTTAAGGATTTGTTGGTTTGATTCTCTTTTTTTGAAGACTTTATTGGATCAATTCTCTGTTTTATGCTCTGTTTATGAATACTTATTAATTTTTAATTTTAATGATTTAGGATAATGACAAAGAATGGAAGAACCTGAATGATTCTATGACTAACCACTAATCCTACGTGTATTTTTTCAGGCTAAGCCTTAAGTTGGTGAGGCGGTCTGAAGCGACGCTATAGCTTTGAGGCGAGCTTGACCTTCCTCACCGCCTCAAGGCTTGAAGCGCTATTTTAAACCCAGATCTGGATGAAACAGCTGAAAAGGGGTGTGTAACCAGATGTTATAAGCTACAACATGATAAGTCTAGAAAGATTCCTGCAAAGCTGTGTGAGAATGGAGAACTCAGAGGAGCTTCTCTCTAAAGTTTTCAGTAGTTTGAATGCTGTTGATTTAGATTCATGGCTTAGACATAGATGAGATATGAATTGATGAGCAAACGGGGATGACTAAGGAAGATTTCTGATGCAAAATCAGGTTCCTCTCTAACTTTTCCTTTCTTTCTTACGGATTTTATATTTGGCAATTTTTTTTTTTTTGTTCGTCTCCCGTTTTCTTGTTTGTCGAACGGTAAAGAAAAATTTTCCGTCCCGCGTCTCTTTTTTTTTTTCCGTTTGATTTCTTAGCCTACTGCCTATAAATTGATGATTTTCGCTCACTGCGTTTCAGTTGCGCCACTATTGTAGATCGCATTTTGCAGGCGAATCGCACGAATACAAGTTTCGTCTCTCTCACCCAGCGATTTCAGCTCTGAATAAGTATCCCGGTTAGGTTTTCACACTTCCGATTCTAATTTGAGTTTGATCTTCTAATTTCAGTTGGATCGCAAGTTTTCTCTTCTCCATCGTCTTGCTCAACCGAGAATGCCAGGTATGTCTGCAACGCTCTTTCTATATCGAAGTTTTTTGTGATCGTTCTACCACATAACGATGGATCTACGAGTGTCTCTATTGATATCCGTGATCTTAGTTGATTTTTCTGTAGAGCTTTGTGTAGAGCTGATGGATCTGTGAATGATTTGTGTTGATCGAACGATGGATGGATCTGTGAATGATTTTTGTTGATCGTTGTATACATTGCGTTTTGTTGATCGTTCTAGAGAGCTGATGGATCTATGAATGATTTTTGGTTGATCGTTGTATACATTGATTTGTGTTGATCCTTCTATAGCTCTCTTTGTATAGAACGATGAATCTGTGAGTGATTTTTGTTGATCGTTGTATAAAACGATGATTTTTGTTGATCGTTCTATAGCTCTTTGCATAAAACGATGGATCTATTAATATGATAAGCGAAACTTATCTTTGTTGGATCAAAGCAAAGAACACAAGAAAATATTGTAGATCGATGATAAACTGAGTAATATAGTTTGAGAGAAGTTAATGATTGCTTTGAATTCCAAATGAAGGCAATCTGGTTACCTGAAAGCATTTCCCTGATCTTTTTCTTTGGCTTTAGATGTTTGTGTTTGAGCTTAAGTTCCTTCCATTTGGTAAACTGTTTCTTAGCCATCATGTTTTCCACCGTCAGTATTGTATTTACCGATTTATCTCTTTGTTTATTAATCTACAGGGACATATGATTCGGATGACGTATTTGGTGAGTGGACTGCGTTGGATAACAGTTTCTGTTTGGAAGAGAGCCGTGTTTCTCCACCTATTGATGTTTACCTTGTGAAAACTACCATGTCCTACTATAATTCTCTCTCCACGAGTGGTGCAAGTCCGTTGTGTGAATGGATTGATGATTGTGCTCCTCACAACTTGGTCAACTGCTGGATACATTAGATATCAAGGAGATAGAAAATTCTTGTCTGAAATTCGGCCTCAGAGGTTGGTTTCTTCATCTCTGCCCAGTGATATTGTGAATTATGTTTAGGTCTCTCTGATTTTCTTCTTTCTTTTTGTGTAGGGAAATTGTGAAAGAAGACACTGAATTTGAGAGGACTGCGTTAAGCTTCTATCTGCACGAGTGCAGTATGCTTGAACATATTACTAAGTTCGCTGTCAAAACCACACTGGACTTCTATAGTTCTTTCTCCAAGAACAATGCTAGTCCATTATGTGAATGGGTAGATGATCCTCACGGCTTGGTCAACTGCTGGATAGAGCTTCGTGTACCTAATAGTGACTCGTTCCTGCTGTTCACTGTCAACGGCTATGATGATGGCTTTCACTTAATTGAGTCATTTGCGTTTACGTCTCTGAGGTCTGTAGTCAATTTGACTCTACTTCCTTCTGGCAGCATTAGACAGACTGGCGATAGAGTATTCTTGTCTGAAATTCTGCCTCAGAGGTTGGTTTCTTCTTCTCTGGGCAGTGATAAGTTGAAACATGTTTTTAGATCTGGCTGATGTTCTCTTTCTTTTCCTGCGCAGTGATAAAGAAGTCTCTGATGAGAACATGCGCTGTGAGACTGTGAAAGAAGGTGTGGTCAGCGAGATTGTGAAAGAGGATTTGGGGAACGCTGATGAGATTGTGAGGTTGGTTTTTCTTCTTCTCTGGGCAGTGATAATGTGAAACATGTTTTTTCTAGATGTTCCTGATGTTCTCTTTCTTTTCCTGCGCAGTGATAAAGAAGTCTCTGATGAGAACATGCGCTGTGAGACTGTGAAAGAAGGTGTGGTCAGCGAGATTGTGAAAGAGGATTTGGGGAACGCTGATGAGATTGTGAGGTTGGTTTTTCTTCTTCTCTGGGCAGTGATAATGTGAAAAATGTTTTTTAGATCCGACTGATGTTTTCTTTCTTCTCCTGCGCAGTGATAGAGAAGTCTCTGATGAGAACATGCGAAGTGAGATTGTTAAAAAAGATTTGGTGAAACACGCTAATGAGATTGATGAGAAGATGGTGAGTGAGACTGTGAAAGAAGAGTTGGTGAGTGAGATTGTGAAAGAGGATTTGGTGAAAGACTCTGATGAGATTGATGAGAACAGGCGCAGTGAGAATGTGAGAGAAGATGTGAAACACGCTGATGAGATCACGCAGGCACAACATCTGTAATGTCTTTCCCTCATTTTCTTATTTTCATTTAATAATTGTTTTTTTCCTAGGTCTCTCTCTACTGATGTTTTTTATTTATTTTCTGCACAGTGACAATGTGACAAAAGACTTGGTAAAAGAAACTGCTGATGCACAGACGTAATGGCTTTCCCATATTGTCAATGTTTATGTTCAAGTTATGTTTTTTCTTCTGCGCAGTGACATAGAAGAGTCGGTTAAAGAATGCGCTGAGAAGGCCACGGAGGCATATCTGTAATGGCTTTCCCATATTGTCAATGTTTATGTTCAAGTTATGTTTTCCCTTAAAATGCGCTGAGAAGGTCACGGAGTCATGTTTGTTTTTCTAGGTCTCTCTCATGTTTTCTTTCTTTCTGTGCAGTGACAGGATTAGAAGACAGTATATTGCTGACCAGCACAAAAAGAGGGATGAATTGGCGGAAGTTGTGAGAAAACTCACCTTGGAAACGCAGCAGCGTGATTGGGAAAAGCAGCAGAAAGAGAAAAAAGAACAGAGGAAGTTGAAGACAGCGCAGGAGAAGTCCAAGAAAGACGAGCAGAAGAAAAAGAAGAAATGAGATTCTTGCCGAGAGTCATTATCCCGTCTTAACTCTTTTTGCTAAGTACAATCGTTACGAACTACCTCCCTTTTATCTCTCTTGAACTTTCTGTTGCGCTATTGAGTACTGAGCTCTTATGTGAACAAAGTCGAGAAACCTATTCGAAAAGACTACGTTGGCTTTGTTATCTTGTAGTGTTTTGGAGACTAGAGTTCTTAGAAA
Proteins encoded in this window:
- the LOC106342046 gene encoding probable inactive protein kinase DDB_G0270444 isoform X1 codes for the protein MIVLLTTWSTAGYIRYQGDRKFLSEIRPQREIVKEDTEFERTALSFYLHECSMLEHITKFAVKTTLDFYSSFSKNNASPLCEWVDDPHGLVNCWIELRVPNSDSFLLFTVNGYDDGFHLIESFAFTSLRSVVNLTLLPSGSIRQTGDRVFLSEILPQSDKEVSDENMRCETVKEGVVSEIVKEDLGNADEIVSDKEVSDENMRCETVKEGVVSEIVKEDLGNADEIVSDREVSDENMRSEIVKKDLVKHANEIDEKMVSETVKEELVSEIVKEDLVKDSDEIDENRRSENVREDVKHADEITQAQHLDNVTKDLVKETADAQTDIEESVKECAEKATEAYLDRIRRQYIADQHKKRDELAEVVRKLTLETQQRDWEKQQKEKKEQRKLKTAQEKSKKDEQKKKKK
- the LOC106342046 gene encoding probable inactive protein kinase DDB_G0270444 isoform X2; translation: MIVLLTTWSTAGYIRYQGDRKFLSEIRPQREIVKEDTEFERTALSFYLHECSMLEHITKFAVKTTLDFYSSFSKNNASPLCEWVDDPHGLVNCWIELRVPNSDSFLLFTVNGYDDGFHLIESFAFTSLRSVVNLTLLPSGSIRQTGDRVFLSEILPQSDKEVSDENMRCETVKEGVVSEIVKEDLGNADEIVSDKEVSDENMRCETVKEGVVSEIVKEDLGNADEIVSDREVSDENMRSEIDEKMVSETVKEELVSEIVKEDLVKDSDEIDENRRSENVREDVKHADEITQAQHLDNVTKDLVKETADAQTDIEESVKECAEKATEAYLDRIRRQYIADQHKKRDELAEVVRKLTLETQQRDWEKQQKEKKEQRKLKTAQEKSKKDEQKKKKK
- the LOC106342046 gene encoding probable inactive protein kinase DDB_G0270444 isoform X4; amino-acid sequence: MIVLLTTWSTAGYIRYQGDRKFLSEIRPQREIVKEDTEFERTALSFYLHECSMLEHITKFAVKTTLDFYSSFSKNNASPLCEWVDDPHGLVNCWIELRVPNSDSFLLFTVNGYDDGFHLIESFAFTSLRSVVNLTLLPSGSIRQTGDRVFLSEILPQSDKEVSDENMRCETVKEGVVSEIVKEDLGNADEIVSDREVSDENMRSEIDEKMVSETVKEELVSEIVKEDLVKDSDEIDENRRSENVREDVKHADEITQAQHLDNVTKDLVKETADAQTDIEESVKECAEKATEAYLDRIRRQYIADQHKKRDELAEVVRKLTLETQQRDWEKQQKEKKEQRKLKTAQEKSKKDEQKKKKK
- the LOC106342046 gene encoding probable inactive protein kinase DDB_G0270444 isoform X3 gives rise to the protein MIVLLTTWSTAGYIRYQGDRKFLSEIRPQREIVKEDTEFERTALSFYLHECSMLEHITKFAVKTTLDFYSSFSKNNASPLCEWVDDPHGLVNCWIELRVPNSDSFLLFTVNGYDDGFHLIESFAFTSLRSVVNLTLLPSGSIRQTGDRVFLSEILPQSDKEVSDENMRCETVKEGVVSEIVKEDLGNADEIVSDREVSDENMRSEIVKKDLVKHANEIDEKMVSETVKEELVSEIVKEDLVKDSDEIDENRRSENVREDVKHADEITQAQHLDNVTKDLVKETADAQTDIEESVKECAEKATEAYLDRIRRQYIADQHKKRDELAEVVRKLTLETQQRDWEKQQKEKKEQRKLKTAQEKSKKDEQKKKKK
- the LOC106342046 gene encoding uncharacterized protein LOC106342046 isoform X5, whose protein sequence is MIVLLTTWSTAGYIRYQGDRKFLSEIRPQREIVKEDTEFERTALSFYLHECSMLEHITKFAVKTTLDFYSSFSKNNASPLCEWVDDPHGLVNCWIELRVPNSDSFLLFTVNGYDDGFHLIESFAFTSLRSVVNLTLLPSGSIRQTGDRVFLSEILPQSDKEVSDENMRCETVKEGVVSEIVKEDLGNADEIVSDKEVSDENMRCETVKEGVVSEIVKEDLGNADEIVSDREVSDENMRSEIVKKDLVKHANEIDEKMVSETVKEELVSEIVKEDLVKDSDEIDENRRSENVREDVKHADEITQAQHLDNVTKDLVKETADAQTDIEESVKECAEKATEAYL